Sequence from the Thermodesulforhabdaceae bacterium genome:
ACAGCCTACCGTAGCAATAGAATAACTTCTGGATCCCGGTAGAAAGTGAAAAAGTGGCTTTTTTTCTATTGGATCTATATGCTCCGCCACCACTTTTCCGTAGTTCAGAGCGTAAAGCCTGCCGTTACGGTTTTCTCTGACACCACAAATCCCACGCTTCCCAACTCCTATGACACAATTGTGAGCACAGGTTTTGCATCTTGTTTTTTCGTCATCCAGCCTTTCGTAAAGGAGCACTTCTTTCATGGCTCTGCTCCTCTTTCTGAAATGTTTGTATTTTGAATTGAAACCTGCCCATAAGACGAAGGAGACGGGACAAATCTACCCGAAGGGCTGATATGAGCGGGAGAAATGCCATAAATTTGCTGAGCGAAGTCAAAGCGGCTAACAATAATGGGTGAAAGGATAAGTGCCCCTATCCCGATGTTCTTCCATTTAGCTGGTTCCTGCGAAATACGCAGGGGAACACCTGCCGCAAGTTCGGTCATTGCTACCAGAGTGCCCTGGCGTATAGTCCGGCAACGAGCCATCGGGTTATTCACAACCCACGCTGAAAGCTTAGTAAACCAGTAATATGGGGAATAGGCATTAAAAGACACAACAACGACTGTTCCTCTAGCAACTCTGAAAGCTTCCCGAAGAGCTCTTACAGGATCAACGGCATATTCAAGGCTTAACACAAAAAAAACCGTATCAAAGCTCTTATCTTCAAAGGGCAAAGCTTCGATTGGAGCCTGCCTCAAACCAACCAGATCAGGTAGGCTCTTGCGAGCCTTTTCCAAAAGCTCTTTAGATGGATCAACACCGTAGGGGGTATGATTTTCCTTATAAAGCCAGAGCAAAAAACGCCCGGAACCGCATCCCACTTCGAGAACCTTTTGAGGCATGGGGGGAGACCAGATGCGGCTTATTGCATAAACTACCGCATCCCAGAGTCCACCCGCCCTGAGATAATGCTCCTCAAACCACTTATCCTCTTTAATGCTCAAGCCGATCCTGCCGTAGGGACTCATGAAAAATCCTTGAGAGCATGTTTAAACGTTTCTCAATACGGCGCCTTTACTCCCGGATGTTACCATGGCGGCGTAACGGGCAAGATAACCAGTTTTTATTTTCGGTTCAGGCAGCACCCAGTGAGCTCGACGCTTAGCAAGAGTTTCCTCATCAACCAGTAGTTCCAGCTTCTTAGCCGGAATATCTATAAGGATTTCATCCCCATCTTCAACGAAAGCAATAGGACCTCCTGCTGCAGCTTCAGGCGACACATGACCTATGGCGGCACCTCTTGTGCCTCCGCTAAATCTACCGTCGGTGATGAGAGCGACGTCTTTATCCAGCCCTCGTCCCACAATAGCCGCCGTAGGAGTAAGCATTTCCTGCATACCTGGACCACCCTTTGGGCCTTCGTAGCGGATTACAACGATTTCACCTGGATTGATAAGTCCTTCCAGAATTGCCGAAGCCGCCTCGGGTTCACTGTTGAAGACTCGAGCTCGCCCCACTCGCCTGAGCATTTCTGGAGCAACTGCCGACTGCTTCACAACAGCACCTTCGGGAGCAAGACTCCCGTAAAGGATGGCAATACCGCCTTCGGTATGGTAGGGATTATCAAGTGGTCTGATAACGGAATGATCAACTTCTTTCACAGAAGCGATTATCTCCGAAACTGTCATTCCGCTCACCGTTTTTAGATGCTCGTGTATGAGCCGCCCTTTTGCCAGTTCCTTCATAACTGCAGGAATTCCACCCGCTCGATTAAGATCTTCAAGAAAGTGGGGACCTCCCGGACGTAAAGAACACAGATGAGGTGTGCGCTTGCTGATAGCATTAAAGAGCTCAAGATCAAGTTCTATACCGGCTTCATGAGCAATAGCAGGGACATGAAGAACAGTATTGGTTGAACATCCCAGAGCCATATCAACAGCAATGGCGTTTTCGAAAGCTTCAAGAGTTGCTATGTCTCTTGGGAGAAGATTTTCTCTAACCATTTCGACTATTCTCCTGCCAGCCCATTTAGCCAGTCTGATGCGAGCAGCATGAACTGCAGGGATAGTGCCGTTTCCCGGAAGTCCCAGCCCAAGAGCTTCCGTAAGGCAATTCATGGAATTTGCCGTAAACATACCGGCACAGGAACCACACCCCGGACAGGCTTCATCTTCAAGAAGTTTCAATTCTTCTTCGGTAATCTTGCCAGCCTTAAAACTTCCAACCGCCTCGAAAACGGAAATTAAATCTACAGGAGTATTGTGAACTCGCCCTGCCAGCATTGGTCCTCCACTGACAACAATGGAGGGTATGTTAAGGCGAAGAGCTGCCATTAGCATACCAGGGATAATTTTATCGCAGTTAGGAATAAGAGCTAGCCCGTCGAAGGGATGAGCAGTGGCCATGATTTCAATGGAATCAGCGATCAGTTCACGACTGGCAAGGGAATATTTCATGCCCGTATGATTCATGGCGATGCCGTCACAAACTCCGATTACAGGAAATTCTACAGGTGTTCCTCCAGCCATGCGAATGCCGGCTTTAACTGCTTCTGCTATTATATCAAGATGAATATGCCCCGGGATAATTTCGTTTGCTGCGTTAACTACACCGATAATGGGTCGATTAAGTTCATCGTCAGTGTAACCCATAGCCTTAAAGAGAGAACGATGAGGCGCCTTCTCAACCCCTTTTTTCATAAGATCACTTCTCATGATTCTGGCTCCTTTTCGGTAAGTGAGTTAAGTTCTTAATATCATTAAAGCCTGTTGTAAATTCCGCAAAAAATTCTCTATAAAAAACCCTAAAATCTTGAATTCTCGAAATCTTTATAACAGTTTTTCATCAGAACACAACATCAAGGCTGGAACAACTGTAGAATGTTTGCCTATAAAATCTATTTCGAACATTTTTACTTTTTGTTGACCCTCATCTCATCCATGTATTATTTTGCAAGTTGGTTTCTCTGTTTAACCTGCAGGGGAGTCCTGATAATGTCTCGCCATGCTAAAAACATTTTTTTGATACTTTTGGGTATAATCATAGCATTCCCGCTCTTTTCAATGACCTATTACACAATGGTTCGCACGTCCACCCCTTCCTTTTGCGCTTCATGCCACGAAATTCACTTCGCCTATAACACCTGGAGAACATCCTCCCACGTTAATAACGATTCAGGGGTTGTTGCTGACTGTATGGACTGCCATCTTTCTGCTCCACAAGATACAATTAATTTCTTCTATTCAAAAACTCTCCATGGTGCAAAAGACATCTTCGTCCATGTAGTTCAGGGATCGGAACGCTACGACCATAAAAAAGCTAGACAGAAAGCTTATAAATCAATCAAAAATGAGCAGTGTTTGAAATGT
This genomic interval carries:
- a CDS encoding class I SAM-dependent methyltransferase, which encodes MSIKEDKWFEEHYLRAGGLWDAVVYAISRIWSPPMPQKVLEVGCGSGRFLLWLYKENHTPYGVDPSKELLEKARKSLPDLVGLRQAPIEALPFEDKSFDTVFFVLSLEYAVDPVRALREAFRVARGTVVVVSFNAYSPYYWFTKLSAWVVNNPMARCRTIRQGTLVAMTELAAGVPLRISQEPAKWKNIGIGALILSPIIVSRFDFAQQIYGISPAHISPSGRFVPSPSSYGQVSIQNTNISERGAEP
- the ilvD gene encoding dihydroxy-acid dehydratase; the encoded protein is MRSDLMKKGVEKAPHRSLFKAMGYTDDELNRPIIGVVNAANEIIPGHIHLDIIAEAVKAGIRMAGGTPVEFPVIGVCDGIAMNHTGMKYSLASRELIADSIEIMATAHPFDGLALIPNCDKIIPGMLMAALRLNIPSIVVSGGPMLAGRVHNTPVDLISVFEAVGSFKAGKITEEELKLLEDEACPGCGSCAGMFTANSMNCLTEALGLGLPGNGTIPAVHAARIRLAKWAGRRIVEMVRENLLPRDIATLEAFENAIAVDMALGCSTNTVLHVPAIAHEAGIELDLELFNAISKRTPHLCSLRPGGPHFLEDLNRAGGIPAVMKELAKGRLIHEHLKTVSGMTVSEIIASVKEVDHSVIRPLDNPYHTEGGIAILYGSLAPEGAVVKQSAVAPEMLRRVGRARVFNSEPEAASAILEGLINPGEIVVIRYEGPKGGPGMQEMLTPTAAIVGRGLDKDVALITDGRFSGGTRGAAIGHVSPEAAAGGPIAFVEDGDEILIDIPAKKLELLVDEETLAKRRAHWVLPEPKIKTGYLARYAAMVTSGSKGAVLRNV
- a CDS encoding NapC/NirT family cytochrome c, whose protein sequence is MSRHAKNIFLILLGIIIAFPLFSMTYYTMVRTSTPSFCASCHEIHFAYNTWRTSSHVNNDSGVVADCMDCHLSAPQDTINFFYSKTLHGAKDIFVHVVQGSERYDHKKARQKAYKSIKNEQCLKCHRNILYLPDKRGAMLAHRTTLFPLKGYEKKCTDCHNNLVHNEKSIYSYRR